A portion of the Barnesiella propionica genome contains these proteins:
- a CDS encoding OB-fold nucleic acid binding domain-containing protein yields the protein MRKINFLAVATAAALVFAAVSCSSKTKDTKPENTEPVISAALQVDDVFAAADSLAGRIITVEGVCTHICKHGGKKLFLMGSDDTKTLRAEGGKVGSFPAEVVNNIVSVTGTLVEDRIGETEIQKMEEQYQTQNAAQHGDNKEVGCETEKKAQGQQNVNTFADRMKDYRDRIADRKTKEGKDYLSFYHLETESYEIK from the coding sequence ATGAGAAAAATCAATTTTTTAGCAGTAGCTACAGCCGCTGCACTGGTATTTGCAGCAGTAAGTTGTTCTTCTAAAACAAAAGATACGAAACCGGAAAACACAGAACCTGTCATTTCGGCTGCATTACAAGTCGATGACGTATTCGCCGCTGCCGACAGTCTGGCCGGCCGGATAATTACGGTAGAAGGAGTTTGTACACACATATGCAAACACGGAGGAAAAAAACTGTTCCTGATGGGTAGCGACGATACCAAGACTTTACGGGCCGAAGGAGGGAAAGTTGGAAGCTTCCCTGCCGAAGTAGTCAATAATATCGTATCTGTTACCGGAACTTTGGTAGAAGACAGAATTGGAGAAACAGAAATCCAAAAAATGGAAGAACAGTATCAAACACAAAATGCGGCTCAGCACGGCGATAATAAAGAAGTGGGATGCGAAACGGAAAAAAAAGCCCAGGGCCAGCAAAATGTCAATACATTTGCCGATCGTATGAAAGATTACCGCGACCGCATAGCAGACCGAAAAACGAAAGAAGGTAAAGACTACCTCTCTTTCTATCATCTGGAAACCGAAAGTTATGAAATAAAATAA
- a CDS encoding DUF4857 domain-containing protein, whose product MKLFSKIFFYFIATILLAWLLPWLYKFTTAEPYNEPFTLYSCITHRFASVERDKDNGSVYKDANGTIYSTEQFDSIMPMFFYRQLASKEKLPDSINGREISPKMIRHENFTYRISPRDMNVISPELWMIMESMPDRVDLKDPEEAFRMNDKITFLNMRTNQVNRERSELFNKIMKAKGFEFPVREINGNPTPKKEYDEGYLMIDHFYRVYHIKQIKGRPYVKETGVDPGLKMKHAFITEFSNRKSLGFLTDANDRLYVLDSQYNLHQLPVGTFNPETDRMSIIGDMFYWTVKISTDKGYRIYALDTGSYSLADKLERNYTSDKFEKLADYIFPFQLSFTSSDDKLACPRISDISCQAFILNVVLVLLFMVIYRRRTLKENAIPMVLILFLGIFLFLPLIICKRQ is encoded by the coding sequence ATGAAACTATTCAGTAAAATATTTTTCTATTTTATCGCTACGATATTACTGGCATGGCTGCTGCCCTGGCTATATAAATTCACAACTGCCGAGCCGTATAACGAACCATTTACGTTATATAGTTGCATTACCCACCGCTTTGCATCGGTCGAAAGAGATAAGGATAACGGGAGCGTCTATAAAGATGCGAATGGAACCATCTACTCCACAGAACAATTCGATTCCATCATGCCTATGTTTTTTTACCGTCAGTTAGCTTCGAAAGAAAAACTACCCGATTCTATAAACGGGAGGGAAATATCTCCTAAAATGATCCGTCATGAGAATTTTACTTATCGCATATCTCCCCGCGACATGAATGTTATAAGCCCCGAATTATGGATGATCATGGAATCTATGCCGGACCGTGTAGACCTCAAAGATCCGGAAGAAGCTTTCCGCATGAACGATAAAATCACTTTTCTCAACATGCGTACCAATCAGGTAAACCGGGAACGAAGCGAACTTTTTAATAAAATCATGAAGGCTAAAGGATTCGAATTCCCTGTACGGGAAATAAACGGAAATCCTACGCCCAAAAAAGAATATGACGAAGGATATCTTATGATTGATCATTTTTATAGAGTATACCATATAAAACAGATAAAAGGCCGTCCTTATGTAAAAGAAACCGGTGTGGATCCCGGCCTTAAAATGAAGCATGCATTTATTACGGAATTCAGTAACCGCAAATCACTGGGATTCCTAACCGACGCGAACGACCGTCTGTACGTCCTTGACTCTCAATATAACCTGCACCAACTCCCTGTAGGCACATTTAATCCCGAAACCGACAGAATGTCGATCATCGGGGATATGTTCTACTGGACTGTCAAAATTTCTACCGACAAAGGATACCGCATATATGCGCTGGACACCGGCTCATACTCTCTGGCAGACAAGCTGGAACGCAACTATACCAGCGATAAATTTGAAAAATTAGCGGATTACATATTTCCCTTCCAGTTATCCTTTACTTCCTCCGACGATAAACTGGCCTGTCCGAGGATCTCGGATATATCGTGCCAGGCATTTATTCTCAATGTGGTACTGGTCCTCCTTTTCATGGTTATATATCGTCGTAGGACACTGAAAGAAAATGCCATACCGATGGTCCTTATCCTGTTTCTGGGAATATTTCTGTTCCTTCCTTTGATTATTTGCAAACGACAATAA